The Gouania willdenowi chromosome 3, fGouWil2.1, whole genome shotgun sequence genome includes the window attaaataattaaataacattCCATGAGGAAATATTTTCCTGAGAAACTTCGTATTTTTGTCcctaaatcagaatcagaagtccttatttatcccagggagaattaaaaaaacaaaaacaaaacgtgGACATcgtttattgtttattgaaaTAGGATCCCCGTTATTCTTCACCCTGGTGAAGACTAATCTTTCTGGGGTCCCAACAAAATTCACAAGAAAATTGAAACAATGTCCTATTAATGCATATCAAGCCTGTTTTCTAAAGACTTGCTTTTTAATCTTTCAGGTCATGAAGCTGATGCTAAAGaagatgatttattatttattgaccAAATGATTAAATACAGTGAAGAtcaacaggtgtgtgtgtgtgtgtgtgtgtgtgtgtgtgtgtgtgtgtgtgtgtgtgtgtgtgtgtgtgtgtgtgtgtgtgtgtgtgtgtgtgtgtgtgtgtgtgtgtgtgtgtgtgtgtgtgtgtttacatgttttcaCTAGAAATTATATAGGCTATGTAAAAACTTTAGGTGACAAAAACAATGCAGTTAATGGTAGGTGAGAGCCAAAAAACGAAAATATCTGACCAGCAACTAAACAACACATTAACTCAgcaaaccaaaataaataccagaggtgccaaacacAAAAGCCATGTGGAAACGTCTCACCAATGGATTTATTTCTCCTACCAAATGATTTTGTAAATTTAGAAAATGTCAAATTAGACACAAGTCATGCAAATagtattttttctacatttaaatgacttggttttttttttttgttgtttgtttcttaaATCCATGGTCTGTAATTGACGTAAACAGCAGCGATTTGTGACTGACAGTAAAGTGTTATTGTACTTAATTACATAGACAtagagcaaaaaaataaataaaataaaaaaataaaaaatcagccTTTAATTATCTATCTGAtagtttttaacctttttttttatttttttattaaagttttgGCCATTCAGctccaaaatgagtttgaacaGAGATAATCCGAATAGTTTAAAGTTTGTTATTTGATTATAACACAGTTTATAACATGATTGTATATTGAAGTTttggtgtaaatgtgtgtagagTAATCAAATGGTCAAACTTACGAAGATGCTTACAGTCTTatcactgtgatgttgctgctgcagctgcttcATCAGGATCGACTTCTTCTTGTCTTTGCACCGTTTGTTCTGGAACCAAACCCGGATCACCCTGGGGCTGAGGCCGGTCATCTCCACCAGCTGCTCCTTCATCAGAGCGTCCGGCCTCGGGTTGGCGTTGTAGCAGGTCCGCAGCGTGTGGAGCTGCTTCTCGTTCAGAACCGTCCGGACCCGCGTCGTCTTCTCAGACGGCTTGATGTGGTTCCGATGCGGGGCCTGCCGAACCGTCACCGGGTCTGTGGAGGATGAAGGATGGAAGATGGAGGGTGTTTTAAGACACgcgaagaaaaaaaagcaagctTTACATAATTATCAgcatatgtaaaaaataattacacctTGACTGTTCCTAAATTTAGATTTCTTTAAAATATTTGCCAAAtctgtttttggtttatttggTTAATTCCATAAAAAATAGAGAAACAAACTTTTCTCCTTTTGAAATTTAAATTCATTCTCATTGTATTAGACATTTTTATGGAAAAATATGTCCCACTGTAATTTTGGGAAGATTCCTTACTTATGTTCTTTTTCCCCCTTGTCATATTTAAAGCCTATTTATTAACACCATGCACCACATTAGCGACTCAAGCAAGATTATTTTGAAGATAATGTCAACTCAGCAGgttgacaaaaaaagaagacaataatTTTACAATCCAGGAATTTAGTCTACAACACATGGAGAGAAAAGCAGcgaatgatttaattatttattcttcattttttttgtttttcgtctttttttagataatctattatcttctctttttttaacgTCTCTATGATTGAATTATTAAAGTAGCCTGTTTTCgttttagtaaaataaaaaacaaggctaaattaacataataataataataataataataataataataataataataataataataataataatatacctGTCAGGTGTCTTGGTCTGTTGGGGTGGATGAGTCCGGGGCTGATGGGGCTCCCCGCTGAGCTCCTCTCCAGCAGCAGGCTGTGGTCGGCCCGGCATAGCAGCTCTTCTTCCCGCAGAGAGAACTCGTCTCCCGGCAGGAGCTGCCTGCTGCACACCGAGCACCGGAAACATTCGATGTGGTACACGTTATCCCGAGCCCTCATCACCAagtcactgctgctgaatcCCAGGTTGCATTTGGCGCATTTTATTCCAAATAGCCTGATGAAGACGAAATAtgttgagaaagattaaagCTGGGTTTAAAACGGCAAGAAAGTagatttttatctttcattctttattattattcatttaataaatcaaacacatttattgttcttatttctattttatttattttttattatttgcataaacttttttattatcatcattattatttttaaaatctttaaaagcCACTTTCACATTCAAACACTGTGATTCACCAAATCTGATGCACAtcatatgtttatatatgtcCTACCTTACATAGTCTCTTTTGCAGTAAGTCTTGCCGTCCCGGACAAAACAAGTGCACGTCTCGTCCAGGTACTGGCTGCACTCTGCACACTTCAGGCAGGCTGCATGCCACTCCAGGTCGGGAGACACTCTGAGAATGTACTGGTCATGGATCTGACTTCCACATCCTACACACATCGCGAATCCTGACTTCTCTGCAAAAGACGCGACAATCATGTAAATCAGTGAGAATTAAAGACAatgattatatttttaatagaaaattgacattttttagtcgtttttttttttgtttgtttgtttgttttttgttttgtttttttgttttttcaagaaaaactgttaatgtgtaaaaccaTATGattaatgtaaaatgtattttttccaaCATTCACAAAACATCAGCTGTCTCAATTGTTTGTGAATGACAGTAAAACATAATTATACAGATTTGGTCGCATCGTTtgacaaattgttgaaataatcGGTGTGTGTATCTTGTAAAGCCACtgcgacaaaaaaaaaaaaaaaaaaaaaaagaagaagaagaagaaaaaatcctCCCCTCAGCCTTGTGCGAGCAGCTGAGCTTTACTTACTTTTGGAATGATCCCCCATATCACCCAAGAAAGAAGAGCTGAAGATAATATCCACCATACAGGAAGGATGGAGGGGGGATTGTGATAGATGCAGAAATAAAGGTGAGAGGAGACGACTGGCCCTCCGGCTGCCTCCCTGTCAACTTGTGTCTCCCCGGACTGGAGGGGGGCCGAAGAGGCTGCAGGGTCCCACATACGGAGAGTCTGTGACGTCATCGCGTCAACACTGCGTGGCTCTCCAATAGCTTTACGGCGCGCtccaccacctccaccccaGTCTGGGTCCCAGAGACGAATCCGGTAAGAGATTGCATGACAAAAATCTTTAATATGCAGAGGACAGTGTTTgttaaactccacaatatttacaataCTACTATAGAGCCATGTTCCTCTAATAAAATGTTTAGTCTTCTTTTGTCTTtccataaatacagaaaaatgactcccacaatcattattattattattttttgttggacAAAAGAAAATGTCGtcaaaaacctttatttttcagacaaaaatcattttaaatcaaagtcgTTTTTCAAGAATCTTGTGTGAGAACATATACATCTGTCAATTTCTGTTCCTCTGCGTCTCTACTCGCTTATTTTCATAAAAAGAGCGCCGTCTACTGGAAAATAGATCAAACTGCACTCATTAATGGTTTAGGTATGCATCTCCATCTTCCACACCTGCTTAGTTTTTATTCCCACTtataatttgatttattaaagCTGTTTTATATTGTGACATTGCTGAATATGCGTGGAGTGTTTTGATTCTCAGACTGAAATCCAAAATAATACCAAATAAATAATCAGAATGTATCACAGACATTATAACACTGATATACTGGATatacacttcttcttcttcttcttcttcttcttcttcttcttcttcttcttcttcttcttcttcttcttcttcttcttcttcttcttcttcttcttcttctgcttttttaaactacatttagCCCTTTGActagttttttattattgtttttttatgacaagaGGAAACTGAATACCACATAAATCCAACATCAACATCAATATAGCTGCAATGGTCCATGAATCCATTCCGTTCCACATATTTAGCACATTATAGCTACATCAGTGGATGATAGTGTTTGGTTATTAAATTGGGCACAAgtcgttgttttttttgtttttttttctttactgtgGATCAGGGAATACGAATAccatacatattttttattattattattattattattattattattattattattattattattattattattattattattattattattataataataataataataataaaacctactttgtttatttattcatatcatAGCCAGGCTTTGAATTAACATGGTTTTTAATTAGCATTAATTCTATATTTATTCAATGGCTTTATTAATACATGTcacttaaaaaacactttatccTACACATGGAAGAGTTTAACACTTATCAGCCTTTTACAAATGCACAATAGCTTTTCCTCGGCTCAGCTTTAGCTTGTTCTGTAGTTCTTTCTCATTAAATTGTTTGGAATGTGCATGAGAGTTGATGAGTGGAAATTTATAGGTTTTTcacattattgttgttgtttgatgatttatttgtttaattgtttttgtgtaaatgttccTTTGCTTTTCCTTTGTGAGTGAGAGAATTGATTGTGGAGGTTATTTGTTATAAACACTTTGTCTGTGCTGCATCTGTAAGAAAAGTCCTATACAGTATGTCAGATGGTTGGACACTAAGTAATTGGTTCTTCTTTAaaacacccttttttttttaccgcagGGAACTCCTTAAGTTATAAAACATCTGTTTCTGTAGCTCTAGTTTGCTTATAGCTCAGGTTATAGTTGCCATGTTTGTAATTTCTCATGTATTTCTTCATATTTACATAAtctaagataaaaaaaacaatctaaatacTTGATTGTTTCAAGTAGTAGAGGATGTTCATTCCTTTATCGTTTTCATTAATTTAGTTTTCTTTGAACGTGGGCAATCTCTGTTTTCCTAGAAAACTGTCAGCTTGTATAGCTAATGGTATTGTAATCAAATTAGGTTTCATTGAAATGATAGGTAGAGCTAatattgatcattattattcACATGACTTTATTCTTTTCAAATATCAGACGCAAAGTGTCCAATGTGACTAATCTGATGTGACTGGTTACTGCAGGCTTCCCAGAATAAGTCACTTAGAATTCTACTACAGCCGTGATGCACTTCAGGAAGAGTAAGATTCTATTGTTTATCTATTATTCAAAAGTATGGAAAAAGAATAGAAGTTTGATGtatagatatttttatatacatGCTGAGTATAGTGATAAAGCAAGTGCATTCTTTCAAATAACCTTTCCACCATGATAGAGGTGAAAATACCTCttcacttttacttttaaaggttCAATCTGTTACTAGaaattaaatatgaaatctgcTGTTAATAACCAATTTtgtaaattcaatttttatctGTATGTTTTGTGTCTATGTTTAATAATCATGTGTTGAAACTGTTTGTGTCAAATatatcacgtgtcaaactcaaggcccgaggggccaaatttggccctttagacgatccaatttggcccacaggagaatgttaaaaagacagaagaaaactcctcctgaaattatttcacataatttctcCAAATGaataaatttaaacaaaatcaatgaaatttaaaatagaacatcttgcagggactgatatctgtcacttactgcCTGAATATTGTCgttactttatatattttatatatcagTTATGCGTCATGTAAAGCACAAACTAGGGGATATCATTTTTGAACTTGcttgttttcctgcctaaaatctgagGCCCACTTAGGATCAAACTatttcgtatttggcccctgaaataaaatgactttgacacccctgaactATATGACTTGGCATTCTTGGCCAGGTCTGTCTTGCAAAATACATGATCTCAATGGAGCAAATCTGGTGAAATAAAAGTTATAACACTAATAACAAGGGCGCTCAAAGAGCCTTAACCTCCACCAAGTCCCAAATcttctcttttccagatatagGGGTTATCTGgaccagtgatcctgatcataccACCATGATcactcacactttaaaggcttggaagaagtTTCTCTGCATTAgtaacgatacagtaggttcAAATATATGAGCATCCcatttttttaaggaaattgCGATGAAATCcgcaatccagatctgatccagATTAAACTTGGTGGGATAATTTAGGAATCAACCCTACAATAACTGagtcagacaaaaaaaaaaaaatcaggtaaattacaaactgagatacCAACCAAGATTCACTCACCAATAGGACGAGAGATATTGATTTTTCAAttattcaaactgatccagtGTCAGTATATTGAGCCACATCCCCGCCtaaatgtaatgaaatcttCCATAGAATTAGGTGTATTCTTGGTTAGAAGcctgtgaaaatattacctccttggtgtAGGTAATAAGAATatgaacaaacaggaagtggaacacTGGTCACATAGAACCAATgataatcaatcaataaatgaataactCTCTGTGCACATatagaggaaagggtggagacagagttgttgagtctctgtaactccacactaaggatcccacggacctgcaagacaaaagccagaaggagtacaggagcaaacacacaagggaagaagcagacatagagggagtgtttgagagaggaatgggaccctctccggtccctctctaacctaaatgacctctctcttaacgccctctccaacctctctccaaccgagcatgccagaccccccaccggcagtctatgcctattgcatcttaattatgagctatgagctggttcctaactaaaagctttaccaaagaggaatgttttgagcctaaccttaaaggtagagagggtgtctgccccccgaaccgtggttggtagatggttccagagaagtggggcctgataactgaaagctcttcctcctatactacttttagagatgaatggaacaacgagtagtccagcattttgagagcgtagtgttctggggggattgtatggcactacaagctccttgagatagactggtgcctgtccatttagggctttataagtgagaagaagaatcttgaattctattctatattttatgggaagccaatgcagagaggctaatacaggagtaatgtgatctcttctcctagttttagtcagtacacgtgctgcagcattttgaaccagctgaagtgtcttaagcgacttgctcgggcagcctgctaaaagagaattacaataatccagtctagaggtaacaaaagcatggactagtttttcggcgtcgccctgagacaggatagatctgattttagcaatgttacggagatgaaagaaggcagttcttgaagtttgttttctgtgagagttgaaggataaatcctgatcaa containing:
- the isl2b gene encoding insulin gene enhancer protein isl-2b isoform X2 — its product is MVDIIFSSSFLGDMGDHSKKKSGFAMCVGCGSQIHDQYILRVSPDLEWHAACLKCAECSQYLDETCTCFVRDGKTYCKRDYVRLFGIKCAKCNLGFSSSDLVMRARDNVYHIECFRCSVCSRQLLPGDEFSLREEELLCRADHSLLLERSSAGSPISPGLIHPNRPRHLTDPVTVRQAPHRNHIKPSEKTTRVRTVLNEKQLHTLRTCYNANPRPDALMKEQLVEMTGLSPRVIRVWFQNKRCKDKKKSILMKQLQQQHHSDKTNLQGLTGTPLVAGSPIRHENTVQGNPVEVQTYQPPWKALSEFALQSDLDQPAFQQLVSFSESGSLGNSSGSDVTSLSSQLPDTPNSMVPSPVET
- the isl2b gene encoding insulin gene enhancer protein isl-2b isoform X1; this translates as MVDIIFSSSFLGDMGDHSKKKSGFAMCVGCGSQIHDQYILRVSPDLEWHAACLKCAECSQYLDETCTCFVRDGKTYCKRDYVRLFGIKCAKCNLGFSSSDLVMRARDNVYHIECFRCSVCSRQLLPGDEFSLREEELLCRADHSLLLERSSAGSPISPGLIHPNRPRHLTDPVTVRQAPHRNHIKPSEKTTRVRTVLNEKQLHTLRTCYNANPRPDALMKEQLVEMTGLSPRVIRVWFQNKRCKDKKKSILMKQLQQQHHSDKTVSIFNLQGLTGTPLVAGSPIRHENTVQGNPVEVQTYQPPWKALSEFALQSDLDQPAFQQLVSFSESGSLGNSSGSDVTSLSSQLPDTPNSMVPSPVET